A part of Oryctolagus cuniculus chromosome 15, mOryCun1.1, whole genome shotgun sequence genomic DNA contains:
- the LOC100351528 gene encoding synaptotagmin-15 isoform X2 codes for MPGPTRAGRDWMPLDSREWLQAPRKPCPALEPLPTPCSRPLGEAHGLGALSPELYKLPEGKSESDFPSGCRGRLWFSLEYQQEAERLLVGLIKARQLRAPSETCRPLVKLHLLPDERRFVQSKTRCKSADPQFDEHFVFQVSSKSITQRVLRFSVYHVDRQRKHQLLGQVLFPLKNETLAGGCPRTIWRDLEAEGLEPPSELGDLQFCLSYNDSLGRLTVVVLRARGLQLPEDQGVVSVFVKVSLMNHNKFVKCKKTSAVLGSTNPVFNETFSFQASAAEMDTASLSLTVLQSVRGAESCPLGRVVVGPYMYTRGRELGHWDEMLRQPKELVRRWHALCRPFQA; via the exons ATGCCAGGACCCACGCGAGCAG GCCGAGACTGGATGCCCCTGGACAGCAGAGAGTGGCTCCAGGCCCCACGGAAGCCCTGCCCGGCCTtggagcccctgcccaccccctgcagcCGTCCCCTCG GAGAGGCACATGGACTGGGGGCCCTCAGCCCAGAGCTGTACAAGCTCCCGGAGGGCAAGAGTGAGAGCGACTTCCCCTCCGGCTGCCGGGGGCGGCTCTGGTTCTCCCTGGAATACCAGCAGGAGGCCGAGAGGCTGCTGGTGGGCTTGATCAAGGCTCGGCAGCTGCGAGCCCCCTCGGAGACCTGCAGGCCCCTGGTGAAGCTGCACTTGCTGCCGGACGAGCGGCGCTTCGTCCAGTCCAAGACCAGGTGCAAATCTGCCGACCCACAGTTTGATGAGCACTTCGTGTTCCAG GTGTCCAGCAAGAGCATCACCCAGAGGGTGCTCAGGTTCTCCGTGTACCACGTGGACAGGCAGAGGAAGCACCAGCTCCTGGGCCAGGTGCTCTTCCCCCTGAAGAATGAGACCCTGGCAGGCGGCTGCCCACGCACCATCTGGCGAGACCTGGAGGCCGAGGGCCTGGAG CCTCCCTCAGAGCTCGGCGACCTCCAGTTCTGCCTCAGCTACAACGACTCCCTGGGCCGCCTGACGGTGGTGGTGCTGCGCGCCAGGGGCCTGCAGCTCCCAGAGGACCAGGGCGTTGTGA GTGTGTTTGTCAAAGTGTCTCTGATGAACCACAACAAATTTGTCAAGTGCAAGAAGACTTCAGCTGTGCTGGGCTCCACCAACCCCGTGTTCAACGAGACCTTcagcttccaggccagcgctgcggaaATGGACACTGCCAGTCTCAGCCTGACCGTGCTGCAGAGCGTCAGAGGAGCCG AGAGCTGTCCACTGGGCCGGGTCGTGGTGGGCCCCTACATGTACACCCGCGGCAGAGAGCTGGGACACTGGGACGAGATGCTCCGCCAGCCCAAGGAGCTGGTGAGGCGCTGGCACGCACTCTGCCGCCCCTTCCAGGCCTGA
- the LOC100351528 gene encoding synaptotagmin-15 isoform X1 — MAEPLTLLIGGLVGGLLLLLLLLIWASCRLWKRLCATLSYEELLETSAQATPAAAASQQGDRLRQPHARTHASRSPGMPFMVPPSLEGRDWMPLDSREWLQAPRKPCPALEPLPTPCSRPLGEAHGLGALSPELYKLPEGKSESDFPSGCRGRLWFSLEYQQEAERLLVGLIKARQLRAPSETCRPLVKLHLLPDERRFVQSKTRCKSADPQFDEHFVFQVSSKSITQRVLRFSVYHVDRQRKHQLLGQVLFPLKNETLAGGCPRTIWRDLEAEGLEPPSELGDLQFCLSYNDSLGRLTVVVLRARGLQLPEDQGVVSVFVKVSLMNHNKFVKCKKTSAVLGSTNPVFNETFSFQASAAEMDTASLSLTVLQSVRGAESCPLGRVVVGPYMYTRGRELGHWDEMLRQPKELVRRWHALCRPFQA; from the exons ATGGCGG AGCCGCTGACCCTGCTGATTGGGGGCCTTGTtggggggctgctgctgctgctgctgctgctgatctgGGCCAGCTGCCGTCTGTGGAAGCGGCTCTGCGCCACCCTCTCCTACGAGGAGCTGCTGGAGACATCTGCCCAGGCCACCCCCGCGGCCGCCGCCAGCCAACAGGGGGACAGGCTCCGCCAGCCCCATGCCAGGACCCACGCGAGCAG GTCACCAGGTATGCCATTCATGGTGCCCCCTTCCCTTGAAGGCCGAGACTGGATGCCCCTGGACAGCAGAGAGTGGCTCCAGGCCCCACGGAAGCCCTGCCCGGCCTtggagcccctgcccaccccctgcagcCGTCCCCTCG GAGAGGCACATGGACTGGGGGCCCTCAGCCCAGAGCTGTACAAGCTCCCGGAGGGCAAGAGTGAGAGCGACTTCCCCTCCGGCTGCCGGGGGCGGCTCTGGTTCTCCCTGGAATACCAGCAGGAGGCCGAGAGGCTGCTGGTGGGCTTGATCAAGGCTCGGCAGCTGCGAGCCCCCTCGGAGACCTGCAGGCCCCTGGTGAAGCTGCACTTGCTGCCGGACGAGCGGCGCTTCGTCCAGTCCAAGACCAGGTGCAAATCTGCCGACCCACAGTTTGATGAGCACTTCGTGTTCCAG GTGTCCAGCAAGAGCATCACCCAGAGGGTGCTCAGGTTCTCCGTGTACCACGTGGACAGGCAGAGGAAGCACCAGCTCCTGGGCCAGGTGCTCTTCCCCCTGAAGAATGAGACCCTGGCAGGCGGCTGCCCACGCACCATCTGGCGAGACCTGGAGGCCGAGGGCCTGGAG CCTCCCTCAGAGCTCGGCGACCTCCAGTTCTGCCTCAGCTACAACGACTCCCTGGGCCGCCTGACGGTGGTGGTGCTGCGCGCCAGGGGCCTGCAGCTCCCAGAGGACCAGGGCGTTGTGA GTGTGTTTGTCAAAGTGTCTCTGATGAACCACAACAAATTTGTCAAGTGCAAGAAGACTTCAGCTGTGCTGGGCTCCACCAACCCCGTGTTCAACGAGACCTTcagcttccaggccagcgctgcggaaATGGACACTGCCAGTCTCAGCCTGACCGTGCTGCAGAGCGTCAGAGGAGCCG AGAGCTGTCCACTGGGCCGGGTCGTGGTGGGCCCCTACATGTACACCCGCGGCAGAGAGCTGGGACACTGGGACGAGATGCTCCGCCAGCCCAAGGAGCTGGTGAGGCGCTGGCACGCACTCTGCCGCCCCTTCCAGGCCTGA